Proteins encoded together in one Formosa sp. Hel3_A1_48 window:
- a CDS encoding amidohydrolase family protein, whose amino-acid sequence MKKIKLLLFGLICSFIAHAQDYFPKNDGVKTKASNYTAITNAKIFITPNSIIENGTLLIKDGIVVKSGAHIEIPENTEVIDVKGSSIYPSFIDLYSTFGVDKPKRESNGNSPQYGPSREGFYWNDHIRPEQNALTAFKFNKKTAKSMLQQGFGVVNTHIEDGIVRGNGALIALDVNGSDAKRILSGRSAQYISFSKSVKSQQSYPTSIMGAMALLRQLYQDADWYKKENRTTIDRSIEAFNNNSDLVQIMAAGSRANALRADAVGDQFGVQYIILGGGDEYERISTIKNTNAAFIIPVNFPKSYDVENSFLANKLELESMKEWNQRPTNPKILNDNDVPFALTTYGLKSISEFKNHVKNAIEHGWSASKALEALTTVPAQLLNNNKIGNLKNGSYANFTITSGAFFDSDTSIFEHWIRGSRTIFKEFNQKDLNGSYTFNLDKQKYKLDISGKRGNHKAKLKSDSLNLSCSIKQNQDWVHLLFTTKDTVNQQFMRFSAKLDSNAPDLNGTVDFFDGTIKKLTLTKSSSKNTIKTEKDKKEAEAKTVLAVSYPNGAYGSLQLPESETILFQNATVWTNESEGILQNTDVLVKDGKIVEIGRNLKSRKARIIDATGKHLTSGIVDEHSHIAAASINEAGQNSSAEVSIEDVVDADDVNIYRNLSGGVTTIQILHGSANPIGGRSALIKLKWGESAQNLLYKNAPKFIKFALGENVKQSNWGSYSRFPQTRMGVEQMYIDYFSRAKAYDQKKKSGQAFRVDTEMEVLAEILNKERFISCHSYIQSEINMLMKVAEKFDFNINTFTHILEGYKVADKMKTHGVGASTFSDWWAYKYEVNDAIPYNAAILNAVGVVTAINSDDAEMSRRLNQEAAKAVKYGGASEEDAWKMVTLNPAKLLHIDDKVGSIKIGKDADLVLWNEHPLSVYAKAEQTIIEGAVYFDIERDQQLRKSIQKERNILIQMMLKEKNKGMKTQAVKVETKQDMHCDTLDHDQI is encoded by the coding sequence ATGAAAAAAATCAAATTGCTACTTTTTGGGCTCATTTGTTCATTTATTGCACATGCTCAAGATTATTTCCCAAAAAATGATGGTGTAAAAACAAAAGCTTCAAATTACACTGCTATCACTAATGCTAAAATTTTTATTACACCCAACAGTATAATTGAAAATGGCACACTTTTAATAAAAGACGGCATAGTCGTGAAAAGCGGAGCGCATATTGAAATTCCGGAAAACACAGAGGTCATTGACGTAAAGGGCAGTAGCATATATCCCTCATTTATTGATTTGTATTCAACTTTTGGTGTGGATAAACCTAAACGGGAAAGCAATGGCAATAGTCCACAATATGGCCCCTCTAGAGAAGGTTTTTATTGGAATGATCACATTCGTCCAGAACAAAATGCACTCACTGCTTTCAAGTTTAATAAAAAAACTGCCAAATCGATGCTGCAACAGGGTTTTGGAGTGGTTAATACACACATAGAAGATGGAATTGTCCGAGGTAATGGAGCACTGATAGCTCTGGATGTAAATGGCTCAGATGCCAAGAGAATACTTTCTGGTCGCTCAGCGCAATATATTTCGTTCTCGAAAAGTGTAAAATCCCAACAATCCTATCCGACCTCCATCATGGGAGCAATGGCACTATTGCGCCAATTGTACCAAGATGCCGATTGGTACAAAAAAGAAAATAGAACGACGATAGATCGATCAATAGAAGCATTTAACAACAATTCGGATTTAGTTCAAATTATGGCAGCTGGAAGTAGAGCAAATGCGCTTCGAGCAGACGCTGTTGGTGATCAATTTGGAGTTCAATACATTATATTGGGTGGTGGAGATGAATATGAACGCATAAGTACCATAAAAAACACAAATGCAGCATTCATTATACCGGTCAATTTTCCAAAATCGTATGATGTCGAAAATAGTTTTTTAGCCAACAAACTGGAGTTAGAAAGCATGAAAGAGTGGAACCAAAGGCCGACAAATCCTAAAATTTTAAATGATAATGATGTTCCTTTTGCACTAACCACATATGGATTGAAATCAATAAGTGAATTCAAAAATCATGTTAAAAATGCAATTGAACACGGATGGAGTGCTAGCAAAGCACTCGAAGCGCTTACTACAGTTCCCGCACAATTATTAAACAACAATAAAATTGGAAACCTCAAAAATGGCAGTTATGCTAATTTCACCATTACATCTGGAGCATTTTTTGATTCAGACACCTCAATCTTCGAGCACTGGATTCGAGGATCGAGAACAATTTTTAAAGAGTTTAACCAAAAAGATTTAAATGGATCTTACACTTTTAACCTAGACAAGCAAAAATATAAACTTGATATTTCTGGTAAAAGAGGAAATCACAAGGCGAAATTAAAGTCAGACAGCTTAAACCTCAGTTGTTCAATCAAGCAGAATCAAGACTGGGTTCACCTACTATTCACAACAAAGGACACTGTCAATCAACAATTTATGCGCTTTAGCGCTAAACTTGATTCCAATGCTCCGGATTTGAATGGAACTGTTGATTTCTTTGATGGGACAATCAAAAAATTGACCTTAACAAAAAGCAGTTCTAAAAACACAATAAAAACTGAGAAAGATAAAAAAGAAGCTGAAGCCAAAACAGTTTTAGCAGTTAGTTATCCAAATGGTGCATACGGCTCTTTACAATTGCCTGAGTCTGAAACTATTCTTTTTCAAAATGCAACAGTTTGGACTAACGAAAGCGAAGGAATACTACAAAACACTGATGTCTTGGTAAAAGATGGAAAAATTGTAGAAATTGGCCGTAATCTAAAATCTCGTAAGGCAAGAATAATAGATGCAACAGGAAAACACCTCACGTCTGGTATTGTTGACGAGCACTCACATATCGCAGCAGCAAGTATAAACGAAGCTGGGCAAAATTCGTCTGCTGAAGTTAGCATTGAAGATGTAGTTGATGCCGATGATGTTAATATTTACAGAAATTTATCTGGCGGGGTTACTACAATTCAAATATTACACGGATCTGCAAATCCGATTGGAGGGCGTTCTGCACTCATCAAATTGAAATGGGGTGAGTCAGCGCAAAATTTGCTTTACAAAAATGCACCAAAGTTTATCAAATTTGCATTAGGAGAAAATGTAAAGCAATCCAACTGGGGCAGCTACAGTCGTTTTCCTCAAACAAGAATGGGTGTAGAACAAATGTATATTGATTACTTTTCGCGTGCCAAAGCCTATGATCAAAAAAAGAAAAGCGGTCAAGCTTTTAGAGTCGACACTGAGATGGAAGTCCTAGCAGAAATCCTTAATAAAGAACGCTTTATTAGTTGTCATTCTTATATCCAAAGTGAAATCAATATGCTGATGAAAGTAGCAGAAAAATTCGATTTCAATATCAACACCTTTACGCATATTTTAGAGGGTTATAAAGTAGCAGATAAAATGAAAACGCACGGAGTTGGCGCCTCAACATTTAGCGATTGGTGGGCCTACAAATATGAAGTAAACGATGCCATCCCATACAACGCAGCAATTCTAAACGCTGTGGGTGTTGTTACAGCAATAAACAGTGATGATGCTGAAATGTCTCGGCGCCTTAATCAAGAAGCTGCAAAAGCGGTCAAGTACGGAGGAGCTTCTGAGGAAGATGCATGGAAAATGGTGACACTAAATCCAGCAAAACTACTTCATATTGATGATAAAGTTGGAAGCATAAAAATAGGTAAAGATGCAGATCTAGTGCTTTGGAATGAACACCCCCTTTCTGTATATGCAAAAGCTGAACAAACCATAATTGAAGGTGCTGTATATTTTGATATTGAACGTGACCAACAACTTCGAAAAAGTATTCAAAAAGAGCGAAATATATTGATTCAAATGATGCTTAAAGAAAAAAATAAGGGAATGAAAACCCAAGCTGTAAAAGTAGAAACAAAACAGGATATGCATTGTGACACTCTAGATCACGATCAAATTTAA
- a CDS encoding amidohydrolase family protein, with amino-acid sequence MRTFKVLIIVILAVCFTLNAQQTPAKKQMKTIAISGATAHLGNGSLIKNSLVVFDNGTIQYVGKMDASKLNSEIEIIDAKGKHVYPGFIIPNSTLGLIEIDAVRASDDDEEIGTWNPHIRSIIAYNTESRVVETMRPNGVLMAQITPRGGRISGTSSVVQLDAWNWEDAVVKIDDGIHMNWPNTFSRGRWWMGEEPGLKINKKYADELQELNAYFNNAKVHNIKASPGLNLPFEAMKGVFSGHQTLFIHVDDEKGIIDAINFTKQYKIENVVLVGAYEAYKQTELIKENDVSVLLRRVHSRPSKSDEDYDLPFKLAKKLVDAGVTVALEASGDMERMNSRNLPFYAGTTVAYGLDKEQALQLITLNAAKILGIDAQYGSLETGKSATLFISQGDALDMRTNQLEHAFIDGRNISLESHQTKLWKRYTEKYKDQ; translated from the coding sequence ATGAGAACATTTAAGGTACTGATTATAGTAATTCTTGCCGTTTGTTTCACGCTTAATGCGCAACAAACGCCAGCAAAAAAACAGATGAAAACTATAGCAATTAGCGGTGCTACAGCACATCTTGGAAATGGAAGTTTAATAAAAAATAGTCTTGTTGTATTCGACAATGGTACTATTCAATATGTTGGTAAAATGGATGCTAGCAAACTAAACTCAGAAATAGAAATTATAGATGCCAAAGGAAAACATGTTTACCCTGGTTTTATCATTCCAAACTCAACCCTTGGACTTATTGAAATTGATGCCGTACGCGCTTCAGATGATGATGAAGAAATTGGAACTTGGAACCCCCACATAAGAAGTATAATTGCCTATAATACAGAATCAAGGGTTGTGGAAACAATGCGCCCGAATGGTGTATTAATGGCGCAAATTACTCCACGAGGTGGTCGAATATCAGGCACCTCCTCTGTAGTTCAACTTGACGCTTGGAATTGGGAGGACGCCGTTGTAAAAATAGATGATGGCATTCATATGAATTGGCCTAACACCTTTTCTAGAGGACGTTGGTGGATGGGTGAAGAGCCTGGACTAAAAATCAATAAAAAATATGCTGATGAGCTGCAGGAATTAAACGCATACTTTAATAACGCTAAAGTACACAACATTAAAGCTAGTCCTGGCCTCAATTTGCCATTTGAAGCCATGAAAGGCGTGTTTTCGGGACATCAAACACTATTTATCCATGTAGACGATGAAAAAGGTATCATTGATGCAATAAACTTTACAAAACAATACAAAATCGAAAACGTCGTTTTGGTTGGTGCTTATGAAGCCTACAAACAAACGGAGTTGATCAAAGAAAATGATGTTTCTGTATTGTTAAGACGCGTGCATTCAAGGCCTAGCAAATCCGATGAAGACTATGATCTACCTTTCAAACTTGCCAAGAAGCTAGTTGATGCGGGGGTGACTGTTGCGCTTGAAGCCAGTGGTGATATGGAGCGAATGAATTCCAGAAACTTACCCTTTTACGCTGGAACTACAGTTGCGTATGGGCTTGATAAAGAACAAGCCTTGCAACTTATTACTTTGAATGCTGCAAAAATCCTTGGAATAGATGCGCAATACGGTAGTTTAGAAACCGGAAAAAGCGCTACCCTTTTTATTAGTCAAGGAGACGCTTTGGACATGCGTACAAACCAATTAGAGCATGCTTTCATAGACGGGCGAAATATAAGTCTTGAGAGTCATCAAACAAAGCTATGGAAAAGATATACAGAGAAATATAAAGATCAATAA
- a CDS encoding TrmH family RNA methyltransferase, whose protein sequence is MVREINSLKNPRIKNLFQLKEKSKQRRAQGLFIIEGKREVLLAVNSGYTIKTIYFDPLLFDLQKLKQLENHQIEWVKINTKIYEKVAYRGSTEGVFAVAQSKNLTLDELKIDSKTPLILVAESPEKPGNIGALLRTADAANVDAVFIADPKTDVYNPNVIRSSVGGLFCTQVVVGSSAELIDYLSAQKIEIYSAILQDSKPYTALNYKKPTALVVGTESDGLTEQWRVAANQCIHIPMLGKVDSMNVSVAAGILMFEAKRQRGFN, encoded by the coding sequence ATGGTAAGAGAGATTAATAGCTTAAAAAACCCTAGAATAAAAAACCTCTTTCAACTGAAGGAAAAATCAAAACAGCGGCGCGCACAAGGACTCTTTATTATTGAAGGCAAGCGTGAGGTTCTTTTAGCGGTTAATAGTGGGTACACAATAAAAACTATTTATTTTGACCCTCTTTTATTTGATCTACAAAAACTTAAGCAATTAGAAAATCATCAAATTGAATGGGTAAAAATTAATACAAAGATTTATGAAAAAGTAGCTTATCGAGGTAGCACAGAGGGAGTTTTTGCTGTTGCACAATCCAAAAATTTAACTTTGGATGAATTAAAAATCGACTCCAAAACCCCATTGATCTTAGTAGCTGAATCGCCTGAAAAACCTGGAAATATCGGAGCATTGCTAAGAACTGCAGATGCTGCAAATGTTGATGCTGTTTTTATAGCGGACCCCAAAACCGATGTGTATAACCCAAATGTGATAAGATCTAGTGTCGGTGGCCTATTTTGCACCCAAGTTGTGGTAGGATCATCCGCTGAACTTATTGATTATTTAAGCGCACAAAAAATTGAAATTTACAGTGCTATTTTACAAGATTCTAAACCCTACACAGCGCTAAATTACAAAAAGCCAACTGCTTTGGTAGTAGGCACTGAATCTGATGGACTTACTGAACAATGGCGTGTTGCTGCAAATCAATGTATACACATACCTATGCTAGGTAAAGTTGATTCTATGAATGTTTCTGTAGCGGCTGGTATTCTTATGTTTGAAGCAAAACGTCAACGTGGATTTAACTAA